The Corynebacterium camporealensis genome contains a region encoding:
- a CDS encoding GNAT family N-acetyltransferase — protein MQLVEIATPQLSGTDWEPADAVRTFVFMANLAAQEACGDAAASTSPQRVVQRLQGSTESHTYLFAVIDDDDAPLAEVGELGLPTIPAIEPSPEMDYLGFIHLSLPLLEERENADIECVLDAQFLPLPGQALDDDGYEVANWMARAALEQAQKLGRSIAQVGLLHPPEADPSYDAMSRVYTELGFQRKHSETQLQMDIPDSPAAPLLPQPLRAEIWPDYSIPDEYLDQVLELLTIASTDAHYGKLHVEPIQWTRQRLAEAHARLRQRRSHTLLVALCEHSGTNSDSNDNSADIGNSESKDAPRIVALTELSRHEAADPEVCEWTLTVTARGRRRAGLGMLAKLTALHEVNGYWPDVRRIYCSVADDDPGMNALYERLGARAISRSSAWELAL, from the coding sequence GTGCAACTAGTAGAAATCGCCACCCCGCAGCTTTCCGGGACTGACTGGGAACCTGCCGATGCCGTGCGCACCTTCGTGTTCATGGCCAATCTGGCAGCCCAGGAAGCCTGCGGGGATGCTGCTGCCTCCACCTCCCCACAACGTGTCGTCCAACGCCTGCAAGGCTCCACGGAATCCCATACCTACCTCTTCGCCGTCATTGACGACGATGACGCACCACTCGCTGAGGTCGGCGAACTTGGCCTGCCCACCATTCCTGCCATCGAACCTAGCCCGGAGATGGACTACCTCGGCTTCATTCATCTCTCGCTACCTCTATTAGAAGAACGCGAGAACGCCGATATCGAATGCGTTCTTGACGCTCAATTCTTGCCGCTGCCCGGGCAAGCCCTTGATGACGACGGCTACGAGGTCGCCAACTGGATGGCACGCGCCGCACTCGAGCAAGCCCAGAAACTGGGCCGCAGCATCGCCCAAGTCGGCCTTCTGCATCCTCCCGAAGCCGACCCCAGCTACGACGCGATGTCACGGGTGTACACAGAACTCGGTTTTCAACGCAAGCATTCCGAAACCCAGCTGCAGATGGACATCCCCGACTCCCCTGCCGCACCACTACTGCCACAACCTCTGCGTGCAGAAATCTGGCCGGACTACTCCATCCCCGATGAGTACCTCGACCAAGTCCTCGAACTACTCACCATCGCCTCCACCGACGCCCACTACGGCAAACTACACGTCGAACCCATCCAATGGACCCGACAACGCCTCGCCGAAGCACACGCACGCCTGAGGCAACGCCGCTCCCACACGCTGTTAGTCGCCCTGTGCGAGCACAGCGGCACTAACAGCGATTCAAACGACAACAGCGCAGACATCGGAAACAGCGAAAGCAAGGACGCTCCGCGGATTGTGGCGCTGACAGAGCTGTCGCGGCACGAAGCAGCAGACCCGGAAGTCTGTGAATGGACCTTGACTGTCACTGCCCGTGGGCGCAGGCGCGCCGGGTTGGGCATGCTGGCCAAGCTGACCGCGTTGCATGAGGTCAATGGTTATTGGCCGGATGTGCGGCGAATCTACTGTTCAGTCGCTGACGACGACCCGGGAATGAATGCGCTCTACGAGCGACTGGGAGCACGCGCTATTTCGCGCAGCTCCGCCTGGGAGTTGGCGCTTTAG
- the miaB gene encoding tRNA (N6-isopentenyl adenosine(37)-C2)-methylthiotransferase MiaB, whose product MEQTISNPRTYEVRTFGCQMNVHDSERISGLLEEAGYAAVPEGDEPDLVVFNTCAVRENADKRLYGTLGALKKTKENHPGMQIAVGGCLAQKDKDTVLDNAPWVDAVFGTHNMSALPTLLERARHNDEAQVEIVDALEAFPSVLPAKRESAYAGWVSVSVGCNNTCTFCIVPSLRGKEEDRRPGDIIAEVQALVDQGVSEVTLLGQNVNAYGVHFADPDLPRDRFAFSKLLREVGKIDGLERLRFTSPHPAEFTSDVIDAMAETPAVCPQLHMPLQSGSDRILKLMRRSYRTKKFLGILDEVREKMPHAAITTDIIVGFPGETEEDFQETMEVVEKARFSSAFTFQYSPRPGTPAAEMEDQIPKDVVQDRFERLVALQDRIQAEENAKLVGADVELLVQAEGGRKNDQTHRMTGRARDGRLVHFAPIDAAGNDISADIRPGDVVHGTVTSAGSFFLVVDGGVTEHRRTKAGDMSAAGQTPTTAPIGVGLGLPQVGKPSQPAANDACGC is encoded by the coding sequence GTGGAGCAGACGATTTCAAACCCTAGGACCTACGAAGTTCGCACCTTTGGCTGCCAGATGAATGTGCACGATTCCGAGCGCATTTCCGGCCTGCTGGAGGAGGCGGGCTACGCCGCCGTGCCGGAAGGCGATGAGCCGGACCTGGTGGTGTTCAACACCTGTGCGGTGCGTGAAAACGCCGACAAGCGTCTCTACGGCACCCTGGGTGCACTGAAGAAGACCAAGGAAAACCACCCGGGCATGCAGATTGCCGTCGGCGGCTGCCTGGCGCAGAAGGATAAAGACACTGTCCTTGACAATGCCCCCTGGGTCGATGCGGTCTTTGGCACCCACAACATGTCGGCGCTGCCTACGCTGTTAGAGCGCGCCCGCCACAACGACGAAGCTCAGGTCGAAATCGTCGACGCACTCGAGGCTTTCCCGTCCGTCCTGCCGGCCAAGCGTGAGTCGGCCTATGCCGGTTGGGTGTCTGTGTCTGTGGGTTGTAACAACACCTGCACCTTCTGCATCGTGCCTTCGTTGCGCGGTAAGGAAGAAGACCGTCGCCCCGGCGACATCATCGCGGAGGTTCAGGCTCTCGTTGACCAGGGTGTCTCTGAGGTGACCCTGCTGGGCCAGAACGTCAACGCTTATGGCGTGCACTTTGCCGACCCGGATCTGCCGCGTGACCGCTTTGCTTTTTCCAAGCTGCTGCGCGAGGTCGGCAAGATCGACGGCCTGGAGCGCCTGCGTTTTACCTCCCCGCACCCGGCAGAATTCACTTCCGATGTCATCGACGCTATGGCTGAGACCCCGGCGGTCTGCCCGCAGCTGCACATGCCGCTGCAGTCCGGTTCCGACCGCATCCTGAAGCTGATGCGCCGTTCCTACCGCACCAAGAAATTCCTGGGCATCCTGGATGAGGTGCGCGAGAAGATGCCGCACGCTGCGATTACCACCGACATCATCGTTGGTTTCCCAGGCGAGACCGAAGAGGACTTCCAGGAGACCATGGAAGTCGTCGAGAAGGCACGCTTTAGCTCGGCCTTTACCTTCCAGTACTCGCCGCGCCCGGGCACCCCGGCAGCGGAAATGGAAGACCAGATCCCGAAGGACGTCGTCCAGGATCGCTTTGAGCGCCTCGTCGCCTTGCAGGACCGCATCCAGGCCGAAGAAAACGCCAAGCTGGTCGGCGCCGACGTCGAATTGCTGGTGCAGGCCGAAGGCGGCCGCAAGAATGACCAGACCCACCGTATGACTGGTCGCGCCCGCGATGGCCGCCTGGTGCACTTTGCGCCTATCGACGCCGCCGGCAACGACATCTCCGCCGACATTCGCCCGGGCGACGTCGTCCACGGAACCGTGACCAGTGCGGGTTCCTTCTTCCTGGTCGTCGACGGTGGCGTTACCGAGCACCGCCGCACCAAGGCCGGTGATATGTCTGCTGCCGGTCAAACCCCGACCACCGCACCTATTGGCGTGGGCCTGGGTCTGCCACAGGTGGGCAAGCCTTCCCAGCCTGCAGCTAACGATGCCTGCGGGTGCTAA
- a CDS encoding Rv2732c family membrane protein translates to MTKNNAAAQRERQAAKYMDLRGQKITLMVALVAFVGFLFLPYAGGIPGWQALVSPGDVQVGLMEKIPMVLSVVGLGILTTLTLITRRAVFGLVGWMMVTVAFFGSLWAFWFRGSTADAAQIGMWLLLLGNGLAFLAYCLVALRRSPEQEKAYAAARQEASQLDEVGQMQSEATIKEEENPLLIDDRRARAARRHRGEDEDATD, encoded by the coding sequence ATGACGAAGAATAACGCTGCTGCACAACGCGAACGCCAGGCTGCCAAGTACATGGACCTGCGCGGTCAAAAGATCACCTTGATGGTCGCGCTCGTAGCGTTCGTCGGCTTCCTCTTCCTGCCTTATGCCGGCGGTATTCCCGGTTGGCAGGCACTCGTGTCGCCTGGCGATGTCCAAGTCGGCTTGATGGAGAAAATCCCCATGGTTCTTTCCGTCGTGGGCCTGGGCATTCTCACCACGCTGACGCTTATCACCCGCCGCGCCGTCTTCGGCTTGGTCGGCTGGATGATGGTCACCGTCGCTTTCTTCGGTTCCTTGTGGGCCTTCTGGTTCCGCGGCAGCACTGCCGATGCCGCACAAATCGGCATGTGGCTACTCCTACTGGGCAACGGCCTGGCCTTCCTGGCCTACTGCCTGGTCGCCCTGCGCCGTAGCCCAGAGCAGGAAAAGGCTTATGCTGCTGCCCGCCAAGAGGCGAGCCAGCTCGATGAGGTCGGCCAGATGCAGTCTGAGGCCACCATCAAGGAAGAAGAAAACCCACTGCTTATCGATGACCGCCGCGCCCGCGCCGCCCGCCGTCATCGCGGCGAAGACGAGGACGCCACCGACTAA
- the gluA gene encoding glutamate ABC transporter ATP-binding protein GluA, whose amino-acid sequence MIQMSGVNKYFDDFQALRDINIEVARGEVVVVLGPSGSGKSTLCRTINRLETIEEGTITIDGEKLPEEGKDLAKLRSNVGMVFQQFNLFPHLTIKDNVTLGPTEVRKLKNAEANELAEKLLDRVGIANQASKYPAQLSGGQQQRVAIARALAMQPKIMLFDEPTSALDPEMVNEVLDVMTDLAREGMTMVVVTHEMGFARRAADRILFMADGEVVEDTDPESFFTNPQSDRAKDFLGKILQH is encoded by the coding sequence ATGATCCAGATGTCCGGCGTCAACAAGTACTTCGATGACTTCCAGGCTCTGCGCGACATCAATATTGAGGTCGCCCGCGGTGAGGTCGTCGTGGTCTTGGGCCCGTCCGGCTCCGGCAAATCCACCCTCTGCCGCACCATCAACCGCCTCGAAACCATCGAGGAAGGCACCATCACCATCGACGGTGAAAAGCTGCCAGAGGAAGGCAAAGACCTGGCCAAGCTGCGTTCCAACGTCGGCATGGTCTTCCAGCAGTTCAACCTGTTTCCGCACCTGACCATCAAAGACAACGTCACCTTGGGCCCGACCGAGGTGCGCAAGCTGAAAAACGCTGAGGCCAACGAGCTCGCGGAAAAGCTGCTGGACCGAGTGGGCATTGCCAACCAGGCCAGCAAGTACCCGGCACAGCTCTCCGGTGGTCAGCAACAGCGTGTGGCCATCGCCCGTGCGTTGGCCATGCAGCCAAAGATCATGCTTTTCGATGAGCCCACCTCCGCCCTTGACCCGGAGATGGTCAACGAGGTCCTCGACGTTATGACGGACCTTGCTCGCGAAGGCATGACCATGGTCGTGGTTACCCACGAGATGGGCTTTGCCCGCAGAGCTGCCGATCGCATCTTGTTCATGGCCGACGGCGAGGTCGTCGAGGACACCGACCCGGAGTCCTTCTTCACCAACCCGCAATCGGATCGTGCCAAGGACTTCCTGGGCAAGATCCTCCAGCACTAA
- the recA gene encoding recombinase RecA, which yields MAAKKKGTSKASQGDDRQKALDAAMSMIEKDFGKGAVMRLGDDNRPPIKAISSGNTAIDIALGIGGFPRGRVVEIYGPESSGKTTVALHAVAQAQKDGGIAAFIDAEHALDPEYARLLGVDTDNLLVSQPDTGEQALEIADMLVRSGAIDIIVVDSVAALTPKAEIEGEMGDSHVGLQARLMSQALRKMTGALYSSGTTAIFINQLREKIGVMFGSPETTTGGKALKFYASVRCDIRRIQTLKDGQDAIGNRTKLKVVKNKVSPPFKIAEFDILYGEGISRESSIIDLGVQHGFIKKSGSWFTYEGDQLGQGKEKARKFLKDNQDLANEIEQKIFKKLGIGEQSAEDEEAAMDVPGADDPLTDEAVDLVPNVDFDDE from the coding sequence ATGGCAGCAAAGAAGAAGGGCACCTCCAAGGCCTCGCAAGGAGATGACCGCCAAAAGGCACTCGACGCCGCAATGTCGATGATTGAAAAGGACTTCGGCAAGGGCGCTGTGATGCGCCTGGGCGATGACAACCGCCCGCCGATTAAGGCCATTTCTTCCGGTAACACTGCAATCGATATTGCGCTGGGCATCGGCGGTTTCCCGCGCGGTCGTGTCGTGGAGATTTACGGTCCTGAATCTTCCGGTAAGACCACTGTCGCACTGCACGCTGTGGCACAGGCGCAGAAGGACGGCGGCATTGCCGCGTTTATCGATGCTGAGCACGCCCTGGACCCGGAATACGCGCGTCTGCTGGGCGTAGATACCGATAACCTGCTGGTCTCTCAGCCAGATACTGGTGAGCAGGCCCTGGAAATCGCCGACATGCTGGTCCGCTCCGGTGCTATCGATATCATCGTCGTCGACTCCGTGGCAGCGTTGACCCCGAAGGCGGAAATCGAAGGCGAGATGGGTGACAGCCACGTGGGTCTGCAGGCCCGCCTGATGTCGCAGGCACTGCGTAAGATGACCGGCGCGCTGTACAGCTCTGGTACGACCGCCATCTTTATTAACCAGCTGCGTGAGAAGATCGGCGTAATGTTCGGCTCCCCGGAGACCACCACCGGTGGTAAGGCACTGAAGTTCTATGCTTCCGTGCGCTGCGATATCCGTCGTATCCAGACTCTCAAGGACGGCCAGGACGCTATTGGTAATCGCACCAAGCTCAAGGTTGTGAAGAACAAGGTTTCCCCGCCGTTCAAGATTGCTGAGTTCGACATCCTTTACGGCGAAGGCATCTCCCGTGAGTCGTCGATTATTGACCTTGGTGTCCAGCACGGCTTTATCAAGAAGTCCGGTTCCTGGTTTACCTACGAAGGCGACCAACTGGGACAGGGCAAGGAAAAGGCCCGCAAGTTCCTCAAGGACAACCAGGACCTGGCCAACGAGATCGAGCAGAAGATCTTTAAGAAGCTGGGCATTGGCGAGCAGTCCGCCGAGGACGAAGAAGCAGCCATGGATGTGCCCGGTGCTGATGATCCGTTGACCGATGAGGCAGTGGACCTGGTGCCGAACGTAGACTTCGACGACGAGTAG
- a CDS encoding DUF3046 domain-containing protein has protein sequence MRLTEFHQLVVDEFGDAKGNWISHSHVLAKLGDTPNALIDSGVDPRHVWEELCDDFDVPEERRLGIDYPGK, from the coding sequence ATGCGATTGACGGAGTTTCATCAACTGGTAGTCGATGAGTTTGGCGATGCTAAAGGAAACTGGATTAGCCACTCGCACGTATTGGCGAAGTTGGGTGATACGCCGAATGCTCTGATTGATTCTGGAGTCGATCCACGGCACGTATGGGAAGAGCTGTGCGATGATTTTGACGTGCCAGAAGAGCGCCGTTTAGGTATCGACTACCCGGGTAAATAA
- a CDS encoding DUF349 domain-containing protein, whose translation MPRKGAKKPVAMQQPPKNDPSKFGRVDDEGNVYVTDANGERLIGQWQAGTPAEGLAHYGARYDDLSTEIELLEARLKANPGEAESIKQTAAELRETLPTAAVIGDIPALDKRLQTVMDHSVTAGEQAQADKQRRRAEAIAKKEKLAEEAEEIAENSTEWKAAGDRIRAILEEWKQIRGIDRKTDDQLWKRYSRARDSFNRRRGSHFAELDRNRAAARKKKEDIIVRAEALQNSTDWGPTARAYRDLMAEWKAAGRAQRDIDDKLWAQFRAAQDHFFNARNAVNDQRDKEFAANAEAKDALLAEYDAQIDPDKNLHAAQEKLRELQEKWEEIGFVPRNQVREYEDKIAAVERRVAAAEESQWRRTDPEAQARVAQFQDRADEFTAQAEEAESKGNAKKAQQLREQAAQWQQWADTAAAAVDDQ comes from the coding sequence ATGCCACGGAAGGGCGCTAAAAAGCCCGTTGCCATGCAGCAGCCGCCGAAAAATGACCCTTCTAAGTTTGGTCGCGTCGATGATGAGGGCAATGTCTACGTCACCGATGCCAATGGTGAGCGCCTGATTGGCCAGTGGCAGGCAGGTACCCCGGCGGAAGGCCTGGCCCACTACGGTGCGCGTTACGACGATCTGTCCACCGAGATTGAGCTGCTGGAAGCTCGCCTGAAGGCTAACCCAGGTGAGGCAGAATCCATCAAGCAGACTGCTGCGGAACTGCGCGAGACCCTGCCGACTGCTGCAGTCATTGGTGATATTCCTGCTTTGGATAAGCGTCTGCAGACCGTCATGGATCACTCCGTGACCGCTGGTGAGCAGGCCCAGGCTGATAAGCAGCGTCGTCGTGCCGAAGCTATTGCCAAGAAGGAAAAGCTGGCAGAAGAAGCAGAAGAGATCGCGGAGAACTCCACCGAGTGGAAGGCAGCTGGCGATCGCATTCGCGCCATCTTGGAAGAGTGGAAGCAGATTCGCGGTATCGATCGCAAGACCGATGACCAGCTGTGGAAGCGCTACTCCCGTGCACGTGATTCTTTCAACCGCCGTCGTGGTTCGCACTTTGCTGAGCTCGACCGCAACCGTGCGGCAGCACGCAAGAAGAAAGAAGACATCATCGTCCGCGCTGAGGCCCTGCAGAACTCCACCGACTGGGGTCCAACGGCTCGTGCCTACCGCGACCTGATGGCTGAGTGGAAGGCCGCTGGTCGTGCGCAGCGCGATATCGATGACAAGCTGTGGGCACAGTTCCGCGCCGCTCAGGATCACTTCTTCAACGCCCGCAATGCGGTCAATGACCAGCGCGATAAGGAATTTGCTGCCAACGCAGAAGCCAAGGACGCACTGCTGGCCGAATACGACGCGCAGATTGACCCGGATAAGAACCTGCACGCTGCGCAGGAAAAGCTGCGTGAGCTGCAGGAAAAGTGGGAAGAAATCGGCTTCGTTCCGCGCAATCAGGTACGCGAGTACGAAGACAAGATTGCTGCTGTGGAAAGGCGTGTGGCTGCCGCGGAAGAATCCCAGTGGCGTCGCACCGATCCGGAGGCCCAGGCACGCGTCGCGCAGTTCCAGGACCGCGCCGACGAGTTCACCGCGCAGGCTGAAGAAGCTGAGTCCAAGGGCAACGCTAAGAAGGCACAGCAGCTGCGCGAGCAGGCCGCACAGTGGCAACAGTGGGCCGATACCGCCGCAGCAGCTGTCGACGACCAGTAG
- the recX gene encoding recombination regulator RecX → MQQPSAEKVEKLRQALAEYESGEHAGELFDEAAEEDKARVRKRALGLLDQRSRSRHELKERLLRAEFPESVIDEVLDDLARVGLLNDAAFAHEWVRQRHGRRGKSARVLDRELQRKGVGQEERADALEQIDEADEEAMARKFAEKKARSVKSVPADRAERDKALRRIVGVLARRGYNEGMSLRLAKEALENRCAELEES, encoded by the coding sequence ATGCAGCAGCCTTCTGCAGAGAAGGTCGAGAAGCTGCGCCAGGCGCTGGCAGAGTACGAGTCCGGTGAACATGCCGGGGAACTTTTTGACGAAGCCGCCGAAGAAGACAAGGCCCGAGTGCGCAAGCGTGCACTCGGCCTTTTAGATCAGCGCTCGCGTTCTCGACATGAACTCAAAGAGCGTCTCCTGCGCGCGGAGTTTCCCGAGTCAGTTATCGACGAAGTCCTCGATGATTTAGCTCGGGTGGGCTTGCTCAATGACGCGGCCTTTGCCCACGAGTGGGTGCGCCAACGTCATGGCCGGCGTGGTAAGTCCGCGCGCGTGCTGGACCGGGAGTTGCAGCGCAAGGGTGTCGGTCAAGAGGAGCGTGCTGACGCACTGGAGCAAATCGATGAAGCCGATGAAGAAGCCATGGCGCGGAAGTTCGCCGAGAAGAAAGCGCGAAGTGTGAAATCGGTTCCTGCCGATAGGGCAGAGCGCGACAAAGCACTGCGCCGTATCGTCGGCGTGCTTGCCCGCCGTGGCTACAACGAAGGCATGTCGTTGCGCCTAGCTAAAGAGGCATTAGAAAACCGCTGCGCGGAGTTGGAAGAATCCTAA
- a CDS encoding glutamate ABC transporter substrate-binding protein → MSFKRMSATISTVALSGVLLAACGGDGEGGEGGLLASIESGNVTLGTKFDQPGLGLREGDGSLTGLDVDVFTYVVNHIADENGWEHPEIEWREAPSAQRETLIQNGEVDGIAATYSINASRAESVNFGGPYLLTHQALLVSEDNTEITGLEGLDGKILCSVTGSTPAQTVKEALPSVQLQEYDTYSSCVEALSQGNVDAMTTDATILNGYAAQHEGEFKVVELEEDGEPFTDEYYGIGITKDDQEATDAINAALEEMIDSGEFDNFISANLGEGDAIQPGTPGDLSFLD, encoded by the coding sequence ATGTCTTTCAAGCGTATGTCCGCCACCATTTCCACTGTTGCTCTCTCTGGTGTTCTGCTCGCTGCCTGTGGCGGCGACGGTGAAGGCGGCGAGGGCGGCCTGCTGGCTAGCATCGAGTCCGGCAACGTGACCCTGGGTACCAAGTTCGACCAGCCAGGCCTGGGCCTGCGTGAGGGCGATGGCTCCCTGACCGGTCTGGACGTGGACGTCTTTACCTACGTGGTCAACCACATCGCCGATGAAAACGGCTGGGAGCACCCGGAAATCGAGTGGCGTGAGGCTCCATCCGCACAGCGTGAAACCCTCATCCAGAACGGTGAGGTCGACGGCATTGCCGCTACCTACTCCATCAACGCCTCCCGCGCTGAGTCCGTAAACTTCGGTGGCCCGTACCTGCTGACCCACCAGGCACTGCTGGTGAGCGAAGACAACACCGAAATCACCGGCCTGGAAGGCCTGGACGGCAAGATTCTCTGCTCTGTGACCGGCTCTACCCCGGCTCAGACCGTGAAGGAAGCACTGCCGTCCGTGCAGCTGCAGGAGTACGACACCTACTCCTCCTGTGTTGAGGCACTGTCCCAGGGCAACGTCGATGCCATGACCACCGACGCGACCATCCTGAATGGCTACGCCGCGCAGCATGAGGGCGAGTTCAAGGTCGTGGAGCTGGAAGAAGACGGTGAACCTTTCACCGATGAGTACTACGGCATCGGCATCACCAAGGATGACCAGGAGGCTACCGACGCCATCAACGCCGCCCTGGAAGAGATGATCGACTCCGGCGAGTTCGACAACTTCATCTCCGCCAACCTGGGCGAAGGCGACGCCATCCAGCCAGGCACCCCGGGTGACCTGTCCTTCCTGGATTAA
- a CDS encoding biotin transporter BioY: MSKNNVASDVAYVAVFTAIVIVLAFVTIPVGAAGVPIVLQNAALILAGLVLGPRRGLYVGLLFLLLGLALPVLAGGGTTLRSLAGPTAGYIIGYVLSPAIAGALAYRAPRTKSGMTIVFAFAAIVGLLVQYACGAIGLMLRAGMDTLAAFGAQLAFVLPDTGKLIFAVIIALAVHQAFPQLRRKGVARAGD, encoded by the coding sequence ATGTCCAAGAACAACGTAGCCAGCGATGTGGCTTATGTGGCGGTCTTTACCGCGATTGTCATCGTGCTTGCCTTCGTCACCATCCCCGTTGGTGCCGCGGGTGTTCCCATTGTGCTGCAAAATGCCGCGCTCATTCTCGCCGGCTTAGTCTTAGGCCCGCGCCGTGGCCTTTATGTTGGCCTGCTCTTCCTGTTACTAGGCCTGGCGCTGCCAGTCCTGGCTGGTGGCGGCACCACCTTGCGTTCCTTGGCAGGTCCAACCGCCGGCTACATCATCGGCTACGTGCTCTCCCCTGCCATTGCAGGCGCCTTGGCCTACCGCGCACCGCGTACCAAGTCCGGCATGACGATTGTCTTTGCCTTCGCCGCCATCGTGGGCCTGCTCGTCCAGTACGCCTGCGGTGCCATCGGCCTGATGCTGCGCGCTGGCATGGACACGCTCGCTGCCTTCGGTGCGCAGCTCGCCTTCGTGTTACCGGATACCGGCAAGCTCATCTTTGCCGTCATCATCGCACTCGCCGTCCACCAAGCCTTCCCGCAGCTGCGCCGCAAGGGGGTCGCCCGTGCCGGAGATTAA
- the gluC gene encoding glutamate ABC transporter permease GluC — MSAMWDQLGPGLWPAFWITIQLTFWSALGAMILGTVLTAMRVSPVGILRWMATTYITIVRNTPLTLIILFCSFGLYQNLGLALASRDSDTFLVDNNFRLAIVGFILYTSAFVAESLRSGINTVDFGQAEAARSLGLGFGQTFRTIIFPQAVRAAIVPLGNTLIALTKNTTIASAIGVAEASLLMKSTIEMHANQLFVIFLIFAAGFIILTLPMGLGLGKLSEKLAVKK; from the coding sequence ATGAGTGCCATGTGGGACCAGCTTGGTCCAGGGCTGTGGCCGGCGTTCTGGATTACTATCCAGCTGACGTTCTGGTCAGCACTGGGCGCCATGATCTTAGGAACCGTGTTGACCGCCATGCGTGTCTCCCCGGTCGGAATCCTGCGCTGGATGGCTACGACGTACATCACCATTGTGCGCAATACGCCACTGACGCTGATTATTCTGTTCTGTTCCTTCGGTCTGTATCAGAACCTCGGCTTGGCATTAGCGAGCCGCGATTCGGATACCTTCCTGGTGGATAACAACTTCCGCCTCGCGATTGTCGGTTTCATTCTCTACACCAGTGCGTTTGTGGCAGAATCGCTGCGCTCTGGCATTAACACCGTGGACTTTGGTCAAGCCGAAGCCGCTCGTTCTCTCGGCTTGGGCTTCGGTCAGACCTTCCGCACCATCATCTTCCCGCAGGCAGTTCGTGCCGCGATTGTTCCGCTGGGCAATACGCTTATCGCGCTGACGAAGAACACCACGATTGCCTCGGCCATCGGTGTCGCGGAAGCATCGTTGCTGATGAAGTCGACCATTGAGATGCACGCTAATCAGCTCTTTGTCATCTTCCTCATCTTCGCTGCTGGCTTTATCATCCTTACCTTGCCGATGGGCTTAGGCCTGGGCAAGCTTTCTGAGAAGCTGGCGGTGAAGAAATAA
- a CDS encoding amino acid ABC transporter permease, with protein MSVRATVLYDAPGPKGRRNNVIYTIISAIVALAIFGWILYTLNERGQLEADLWTPFLNSQTWTTYLLPGLRGTLLSAFASILLAIVFGVVFGLGRLSQIAPIRWFCGVVVEFFRAIPVLLLMIFAYQLFAVYGLVPSRYLAFAAVVFALTLYNGSVIAEILRSGIRSLPKGQTEAAQALGLSHQLTMWKVLLPQAVASMLPALIAQMVIALKDSALGYQIGYIEVVRSGIQSASFNQNYLASLVVVAIIMILINWGLTTLAERVEHQLRAGRARKNIVANVPHHRDQGLETKDQVNADWHAPGYKGIRNPAE; from the coding sequence ATGTCAGTACGCGCAACCGTTCTGTACGACGCCCCGGGACCTAAGGGCCGCCGTAACAACGTCATCTACACGATTATCTCTGCAATCGTGGCCCTGGCCATCTTCGGCTGGATTCTCTACACGCTTAACGAGCGCGGTCAGCTGGAAGCTGACCTGTGGACACCGTTCCTTAATTCCCAGACCTGGACCACCTACCTGCTGCCTGGTCTGCGCGGTACCTTGCTCTCAGCATTTGCGTCCATCCTGTTGGCCATCGTCTTTGGTGTGGTCTTCGGCCTGGGACGTCTAAGCCAAATCGCCCCTATTCGCTGGTTCTGCGGTGTGGTCGTGGAGTTCTTCCGCGCCATCCCGGTGCTGTTGCTGATGATCTTCGCCTACCAGCTCTTCGCGGTCTACGGCCTAGTACCATCCCGCTACCTGGCTTTTGCTGCAGTGGTCTTCGCGCTGACTTTGTACAACGGCTCCGTGATTGCAGAGATTCTCCGCTCCGGTATCCGTTCCCTACCTAAGGGCCAGACCGAAGCCGCCCAAGCACTGGGCCTGTCGCACCAGCTGACGATGTGGAAGGTGCTCCTGCCGCAGGCAGTCGCGTCCATGCTGCCGGCTCTGATTGCACAGATGGTCATTGCTCTGAAGGACTCCGCGCTGGGCTACCAGATTGGCTACATCGAAGTGGTTCGCTCCGGTATCCAGTCTGCATCCTTCAACCAGAACTACCTGGCATCGCTGGTCGTGGTCGCTATCATCATGATTCTTATCAACTGGGGCCTGACCACCCTGGCCGAGCGCGTCGAGCACCAGCTGCGTGCCGGACGTGCCCGCAAGAACATCGTCGCGAACGTCCCGCACCACCGCGACCAGGGTCTGGAAACCAAGGACCAGGTCAACGCCGACTGGCACGCCCCGGGTTACAAGGGAATCCGCAACCCAGCCGAGTAA